The Sandaracinaceae bacterium genome contains a region encoding:
- a CDS encoding PD-(D/E)XK nuclease family protein, with protein sequence MLRHHPSASVRRQEAVRWVQQLPQGAEGIVLAPTLSAANALLRDAMRGREAAFGWHRLTLGQLAAQLGLPQLAAQGRTPASPLAMEALAARVVFELAQAGRLGRFTPVAHRPGLPRALVRTLRDLELAEVSLDTLPDQAADLRVVGHALRAACASYGVSTRAELLSAACARAAERAHPLLGLPVLALDLPVRSPLEARLLATLLGAHVDSCALVPTGDVATRAACVRAGLPEADALESQGPPIALTRLVHDLFAPEDRERAPARDTEPTAASQAASTPADNAERTSSSPAGPESAPVATSAAQRPDPPAEDRSVRLLSAPGESRECIELARLALEYAREGVPFERMAVLLRSPEAYQAHLREALRRAGIPLHVTHGARRPEPGGRALLALLDCVAEGLSARALGEYLSLGVLPRSEDGAPPAAASPSAAFVPPDEAFLPSALVRLRGDERGESGPEDGDDDFDEGADDEPHWPEVRASGAPVPSGEGGATRASNGDLRPDAESSGEAGAGVMWSGDGSIAGESSGGRRLRAPRTWEALLIECRAVSGRERWTTRLTGLRAELELRLAEVLSESPDAPRARGLSHKLASLDALCAFVLPLLDELDALPSSASWGTWVTALTRLATRALREPLPVLRALAELEPMGDVGPVSLTEVRLVLGERLGELRDPPSTQLAGKLFVGTPDEARGMAFDVVFVPGLAEKLFPKKVLEDPILLDAVRTELSSALPTLTDRVADERLALHLAVGAAERAVVLSWPRVDTERGRPRVPSFYGLEVVRAAEGSLPDFHALEARASHGAASRLGWPAPEQPSDAIDDAEYDLATLARALTQPADAQGAARYLLDANPHLGRALRARARRHGVRRFVSEDGLVQPSERAAAALAKHRLAARAYSATALERYARCPYQFYLHSIARLSPREVPERVEGLDPLTRGSFIHEVQFRVLRALRDRELLPITRASLPQARAEVERCFAEVEREYRERLAPAIEDVFRAHVEVIHLDLLEWVARLAEPEAGGAFVQTHFELAFGLPRSGDLDTASRTEPLALSAGLLLRGSIDLVERRGRTLRATDYKTGRNTSAPRLRIGGGQTLQPALYAMALEALFPEDEVSGGRLYFCTTRGDFTANEVPLDDTTRAAVRAVLDAVDGALADGFLPPVPDETGGHSACDRCDYLSVCGHGEGRRVAAKVSRAESKARGSGDEAVHGQRLIQLRVLRGRE encoded by the coding sequence ATGCTGAGGCACCACCCGTCCGCCTCGGTGCGTCGCCAGGAGGCGGTGCGCTGGGTGCAGCAGCTCCCGCAGGGGGCCGAGGGCATCGTGCTCGCGCCCACGCTGAGCGCCGCCAACGCCCTGCTGCGTGACGCCATGCGGGGGCGCGAGGCCGCCTTCGGGTGGCATCGTCTCACGCTGGGACAGCTGGCCGCGCAGCTGGGCCTGCCGCAGCTGGCCGCGCAGGGGCGCACGCCGGCCTCGCCCCTCGCCATGGAGGCGCTGGCCGCGCGCGTCGTGTTCGAGCTGGCGCAGGCCGGACGGCTGGGGCGCTTCACGCCGGTGGCGCACCGTCCCGGCCTGCCCCGGGCGCTGGTGCGCACCCTGCGCGACCTCGAGCTGGCGGAGGTCTCGCTCGACACCCTCCCGGACCAGGCCGCCGACCTGCGCGTGGTGGGTCACGCCCTGCGTGCCGCGTGCGCATCGTACGGAGTGTCCACGCGCGCCGAGCTGCTGAGCGCCGCGTGCGCGCGTGCTGCCGAGCGGGCGCATCCGTTGCTGGGTCTCCCGGTGCTCGCGCTGGATCTGCCCGTGCGCTCCCCGCTCGAGGCGCGCCTGCTCGCGACGCTGCTGGGCGCACACGTCGACTCGTGTGCGCTCGTGCCCACGGGCGACGTCGCCACCCGCGCGGCGTGTGTGCGGGCGGGGCTGCCCGAGGCCGACGCGCTCGAGTCGCAAGGGCCGCCCATCGCCCTTACGCGCTTGGTGCACGACCTGTTCGCCCCCGAGGACCGGGAACGTGCGCCGGCGCGCGACACCGAGCCGACGGCTGCATCCCAGGCTGCCTCGACGCCAGCGGACAACGCCGAGCGCACGAGTTCGTCTCCGGCTGGTCCGGAGTCCGCGCCCGTCGCCACCTCCGCGGCGCAGCGGCCAGACCCTCCCGCCGAGGACCGCAGCGTGCGGCTGCTGAGCGCCCCCGGCGAGAGCCGCGAGTGCATCGAGCTGGCGCGCCTGGCCCTCGAGTACGCGCGCGAGGGCGTGCCCTTCGAGCGCATGGCGGTGCTCCTGCGCAGCCCCGAGGCCTACCAGGCGCACCTGCGCGAGGCGCTGCGGCGGGCGGGCATTCCGCTCCACGTGACGCACGGCGCACGGCGCCCCGAGCCCGGCGGGCGCGCGCTGCTGGCGCTGTTGGACTGCGTCGCCGAGGGGCTGTCGGCGCGCGCGTTGGGCGAGTACCTGTCCCTGGGAGTGCTGCCCCGCAGCGAGGACGGTGCGCCTCCAGCGGCCGCCTCGCCCAGCGCGGCCTTCGTGCCTCCCGATGAGGCCTTCCTCCCGAGCGCCCTGGTGCGCTTGCGTGGCGACGAGCGTGGGGAATCGGGGCCGGAGGATGGGGACGACGACTTTGACGAGGGCGCGGACGATGAGCCGCACTGGCCCGAGGTACGCGCGAGCGGTGCACCGGTCCCGAGCGGGGAAGGGGGCGCGACGCGCGCGTCGAACGGCGACCTGAGGCCGGATGCCGAGTCGAGCGGCGAGGCGGGGGCGGGCGTCATGTGGAGCGGGGACGGGAGCATCGCTGGCGAGTCGTCGGGCGGACGGCGACTGCGCGCGCCGCGCACCTGGGAGGCGCTCCTGATCGAGTGTCGTGCGGTGAGCGGCCGCGAGCGCTGGACCACACGCCTGACGGGCCTGCGCGCCGAGCTCGAGCTGCGCCTGGCCGAGGTGCTGTCCGAGTCCCCGGACGCACCACGGGCCCGTGGGCTCTCGCACAAGCTGGCCAGCCTGGACGCGCTGTGCGCCTTCGTGCTGCCGCTGCTGGACGAGCTGGACGCGCTCCCGAGTAGCGCCAGCTGGGGCACGTGGGTCACGGCCCTGACGCGCCTCGCGACGCGCGCCCTGCGCGAGCCGTTACCCGTGCTACGCGCGCTGGCGGAGCTGGAGCCCATGGGCGACGTAGGCCCGGTGTCGCTCACCGAGGTGCGCCTGGTGCTCGGCGAGCGACTGGGCGAGCTGCGCGACCCGCCGAGCACGCAGCTGGCTGGCAAGCTCTTCGTGGGGACGCCCGACGAAGCTCGCGGCATGGCGTTCGACGTGGTCTTCGTGCCCGGGCTGGCCGAGAAGCTCTTCCCCAAGAAGGTGCTGGAGGACCCGATCCTGCTGGACGCCGTGCGGACCGAGCTCTCCTCGGCGCTGCCCACGCTGACGGACCGGGTGGCCGACGAACGCCTCGCGTTGCACCTGGCGGTGGGCGCGGCGGAGCGTGCCGTGGTGCTCAGCTGGCCGCGCGTCGACACCGAGCGCGGGCGCCCGCGCGTGCCGTCGTTCTACGGGCTGGAGGTGGTGCGCGCGGCCGAGGGTTCGCTGCCCGACTTCCACGCGCTGGAGGCGCGGGCTTCGCACGGCGCGGCCAGCCGCCTGGGGTGGCCGGCCCCGGAGCAGCCCAGCGACGCCATCGACGACGCCGAGTACGACCTGGCCACGTTGGCGCGCGCGCTGACGCAGCCTGCCGACGCCCAGGGAGCGGCGCGCTACCTGCTGGACGCCAACCCGCACCTCGGGCGCGCGCTGCGGGCGCGGGCGCGCCGTCACGGGGTGCGGCGCTTCGTCTCGGAGGACGGGCTCGTGCAGCCCAGTGAGCGCGCCGCCGCAGCGCTGGCCAAGCACCGCCTCGCCGCGCGGGCCTACAGCGCCACGGCGCTCGAGCGCTATGCCCGCTGCCCCTACCAGTTCTACCTGCACTCCATCGCGCGCCTCTCGCCGCGCGAGGTGCCGGAGCGCGTGGAGGGGCTCGACCCGCTGACGCGCGGCAGCTTCATCCACGAGGTGCAGTTCCGTGTCCTGCGGGCGCTGCGCGACCGCGAGCTCCTGCCCATCACGCGAGCGAGCCTGCCGCAGGCGCGCGCCGAGGTGGAGCGCTGCTTCGCCGAGGTGGAGCGCGAGTACCGCGAGCGCCTAGCACCGGCCATCGAGGACGTGTTCCGCGCGCATGTCGAGGTCATCCACCTGGACCTGCTCGAGTGGGTGGCGCGTCTGGCCGAGCCCGAGGCAGGTGGGGCCTTCGTGCAGACGCACTTCGAGCTGGCCTTTGGTCTGCCCCGCAGCGGTGATCTCGACACGGCGTCGCGCACGGAGCCCCTCGCCCTCTCCGCGGGGCTGCTGCTGCGCGGGTCGATCGACCTGGTGGAGCGCCGCGGGCGCACGCTGCGCGCGACCGACTACAAGACCGGGCGCAACACGAGCGCGCCGCGGCTGCGCATCGGCGGCGGCCAGACCCTGCAGCCCGCGCTCTACGCCATGGCGCTCGAGGCGCTGTTCCCGGAGGACGAGGTGAGCGGCGGGAGGCTCTACTTCTGCACGACGCGCGGCGACTTCACCGCCAACGAGGTGCCCCTCGACGACACCACCCGCGCCGCGGTGCGGGCGGTGCTGGACGCGGTGGATGGCGCGCTCGCCGATGGCTTTCTCCCGCCCGTCCCCGACGAGACCGGCGGGCACAGCGCCTGCGACCGCTGCGACTACCTGAGCGTGTGTGGCCACGGCGAGGGCCGGCGAGTGGCCGCGAAGGTGAGCCGCGCCGAGTCGAAGGCGCGCGGCTCGGGGGACGAAGCCGTGCACGGGCAGCGCCTGATCCAGCTGCGCGTGCTGAGGGGGCGCGAGTGA
- a CDS encoding saccharopine dehydrogenase NADP-binding domain-containing protein: MSSAARPYDIVVFGATGFTGQLVVRHLAQAAPEGVRWAVAGRNPQKLASVLRDAGVEVPVLHADVSDPASLRGLAESTRVVLTTVGPYVEHGPPLVAACVAAGADYVDITGEPEFVEQMIDQHHAEAAEKGLRIVSCCGFDSIPHDLGAYFTVQRFQTPVPIVCRGFVRAAGQASGGTWHSAIGAFANARKDAARRKQRARPSRPTGRRVRADPMRVFHEASIGAWAVPLPTIDPVIVRRSAAAMPAFGPDFTYGHYVRVNELPVALAGIAGVGALAVLAQVPPAKALLLKARARGEGPSESERAQSWFNVRFIAEGGGQRVVTEVAGGDPGYDETSKMIAESALCLVLDRDRLPPHTGVITPAMAMGNALIERLRAQGLTFDVIEDSHP; the protein is encoded by the coding sequence ATGTCGTCTGCTGCGCGCCCCTATGACATCGTCGTGTTCGGAGCCACGGGCTTCACTGGTCAGCTGGTGGTGCGCCACCTTGCGCAGGCGGCCCCCGAGGGCGTGCGCTGGGCCGTCGCGGGCCGCAACCCGCAGAAGCTCGCGAGCGTGCTGCGCGACGCCGGCGTGGAGGTGCCCGTGCTGCACGCCGACGTCAGCGACCCGGCCTCGCTGCGCGGCCTCGCCGAGTCCACGCGCGTGGTGCTCACCACCGTCGGGCCCTACGTCGAGCACGGCCCGCCCCTGGTCGCGGCCTGCGTCGCGGCCGGCGCGGACTACGTCGACATCACGGGCGAGCCCGAGTTCGTGGAGCAGATGATCGACCAGCATCACGCCGAGGCGGCCGAGAAGGGGCTGCGCATCGTGTCGTGCTGCGGGTTCGACAGCATCCCGCACGACCTCGGCGCCTACTTCACCGTGCAGCGCTTCCAGACCCCGGTGCCCATCGTGTGCCGCGGCTTCGTACGCGCCGCCGGTCAAGCGTCGGGCGGCACTTGGCACAGCGCCATCGGCGCCTTCGCCAACGCCCGCAAGGACGCGGCCCGTCGCAAGCAGCGCGCCCGGCCGTCCCGACCCACGGGGCGCCGTGTGCGCGCCGACCCGATGCGCGTCTTCCACGAGGCGTCCATCGGCGCCTGGGCCGTGCCGCTGCCCACCATCGACCCGGTCATCGTGCGCCGCAGCGCCGCCGCCATGCCCGCCTTCGGGCCGGACTTCACCTACGGCCACTACGTGCGCGTGAACGAGCTGCCCGTGGCGCTGGCGGGCATCGCCGGGGTGGGCGCGCTGGCCGTGCTGGCCCAGGTCCCGCCGGCCAAGGCGCTGCTGCTCAAGGCGCGCGCGCGGGGCGAAGGGCCCAGCGAGAGCGAGCGCGCCCAGAGCTGGTTCAACGTGCGCTTCATCGCCGAGGGTGGCGGGCAGCGCGTGGTCACCGAGGTGGCCGGCGGCGACCCGGGCTACGACGAGACCAGCAAGATGATCGCCGAGTCCGCCCTGTGTCTGGTGCTGGACCGCGACCGCCTGCCGCCGCACACGGGCGTCATCACGCCGGCCATGGCCATGGGCAACGCGCTCATCGAGCGGCTGCGCGCGCAGGGGCTCACGTTCGACGTGATCGAGGATTCGCACCCCTAG
- a CDS encoding STAS/SEC14 domain-containing protein: MSLETDRSEWPLLVVRWPEGVVTDESLDRYLAESVQDLSRRTVHCVMHDSRTAMGLSAAQRRRMAAHLAQHEHAIRQWTSGVAIVSPSAVIRGMITAVNWITGTPCPQRTFATEPEARAWLRDVHRQKTHTEAPFAP; encoded by the coding sequence ATGTCCTTGGAAACGGATCGGTCGGAGTGGCCTCTCTTGGTGGTGCGGTGGCCCGAGGGGGTCGTGACGGATGAGAGTCTCGACCGCTATCTGGCGGAGTCCGTGCAGGACTTGTCGCGGCGGACGGTGCACTGCGTGATGCACGACTCGCGCACGGCGATGGGGCTGAGCGCAGCGCAGCGGCGGCGCATGGCGGCGCACTTGGCGCAGCACGAGCACGCCATCCGTCAGTGGACGTCGGGGGTGGCCATTGTCAGCCCCAGCGCGGTCATCCGGGGGATGATCACGGCGGTGAACTGGATCACCGGCACGCCGTGTCCGCAGCGGACGTTCGCGACCGAGCCCGAGGCCCGGGCTTGGCTGCGGGACGTGCATCGGCAGAAGACACACACGGAGGCGCCGTTCGCGCCGTGA
- a CDS encoding glutathione S-transferase family protein translates to MTLKLYAHPFSNNAMRAQLYLDEKGLPYEYVTVDLFKGEHKQPAYLAINPRGQVPCIVDGDITVYESVAIIQYLEHRYPEPALIPSDPTDMATCMRLIGEFHQKLDPTNIFGSVKFRGMRRAELGERLEKLLNECRTWEGYLGDAPYFAGQAYSIADIVVLPFFGMVIDGLGLPQRDFPRLHAWYERCKERPSVAKQPWFSAFASEKANADQHVLAE, encoded by the coding sequence ATGACCTTGAAGCTCTACGCCCACCCCTTCTCCAACAACGCCATGCGCGCCCAGCTGTATCTGGACGAGAAGGGGCTTCCGTACGAGTACGTCACCGTCGACCTCTTCAAGGGCGAGCACAAGCAGCCGGCGTACCTGGCCATCAACCCGCGCGGGCAGGTGCCCTGCATCGTCGACGGGGACATCACGGTCTACGAGAGCGTCGCCATCATCCAGTACCTCGAGCACCGCTACCCGGAGCCGGCGCTCATCCCCAGCGACCCGACCGACATGGCGACGTGCATGCGGCTGATCGGCGAGTTCCACCAGAAGCTGGACCCCACCAACATCTTCGGCTCCGTGAAGTTCCGCGGCATGCGGCGCGCCGAGCTGGGTGAGCGCCTCGAGAAGCTGCTCAACGAGTGCCGCACGTGGGAGGGCTACCTGGGCGACGCACCGTACTTCGCCGGGCAGGCGTACTCCATCGCCGACATCGTGGTGCTGCCCTTCTTCGGCATGGTCATCGACGGCCTGGGCCTGCCGCAGCGGGACTTCCCGCGCCTACACGCGTGGTACGAGCGCTGCAAGGAGCGTCCGTCCGTGGCCAAGCAGCCGTGGTTCTCGGCCTTCGCGTCCGAGAAGGCCAACGCCGACCAACACGTGCTCGCCGAGTGA
- a CDS encoding alpha/beta hydrolase, with the protein MPIAKSNGIEIDYEVEGEGEPLVLIMGFGAQRIVWPRELIDQLVHAGFRVITFDNRDVGGSTKLNHLGIPDVRKTLVRSLLGLPVSGPYRIADMARDVVGLLDALGIERAHVAGASMGGMIAQELAIGHGERLLTMTSIMSSPGGRRYSLGRPEAIKKLIDKPAKSRDEHAQKLVATFRVLSGPGFPFDEARTHAIGLEAWDRGVFPAGAARQFGAILDSSTDRRARLAQVRVPSLVLHGTHDPLIPERAGKATARFIPKARYVPIPGMGHSFPAAAMPHLAGAIHSHVLAHAG; encoded by the coding sequence ATGCCCATCGCGAAGAGCAACGGAATCGAGATCGACTACGAGGTCGAAGGCGAGGGTGAGCCCCTGGTGCTCATCATGGGCTTCGGTGCCCAGCGCATCGTCTGGCCGCGTGAGCTGATTGACCAGCTGGTGCACGCGGGCTTCCGGGTCATCACCTTCGACAACCGCGACGTGGGCGGCTCCACCAAGCTGAACCACCTGGGCATCCCCGACGTGCGCAAGACGCTGGTGCGGTCGCTGCTGGGGCTGCCCGTGAGCGGCCCCTACCGCATCGCGGACATGGCGCGCGACGTCGTCGGTTTGCTGGACGCGCTCGGCATCGAGCGGGCCCACGTGGCAGGCGCGTCCATGGGCGGGATGATCGCGCAGGAGCTCGCCATCGGGCACGGCGAGCGGCTGCTCACCATGACGTCGATCATGTCCTCGCCGGGAGGGCGCCGCTACAGCCTGGGGCGTCCCGAGGCCATCAAGAAGCTGATCGACAAGCCCGCCAAGAGCCGCGACGAGCACGCACAGAAGCTGGTGGCGACCTTCCGCGTGTTGTCGGGTCCTGGCTTCCCGTTCGATGAGGCGCGCACGCACGCCATCGGCCTAGAGGCCTGGGACCGAGGCGTGTTCCCGGCCGGCGCGGCGCGGCAGTTCGGCGCCATCCTGGACTCGAGCACCGACAGGCGGGCGCGGCTCGCGCAGGTGCGCGTCCCCAGCCTGGTACTGCACGGCACGCACGACCCGCTCATCCCGGAGCGCGCGGGCAAGGCCACGGCGCGGTTCATCCCGAAGGCGCGCTACGTGCCCATTCCGGGCATGGGGCACAGCTTCCCGGCCGCAGCCATGCCGCACCTCGCGGGCGCCATCCACTCGCACGTGCTCGCCCACGCGGGCTGA